In a single window of the Elaeis guineensis isolate ETL-2024a chromosome 4, EG11, whole genome shotgun sequence genome:
- the LOC105043098 gene encoding uncharacterized protein, which yields MRIRKCALKLLGSTIAYFSPPPPELQQQQQPSSSPAWDSHAASVAAAAGILCQLNRSPWDLIPNEQNVVSQENEDADPIDDDGIKCARKPFDPPLIKSGVRKKVEEEEEEKKVKKKVKRKRMEKGMDSTVATETDETATPLCKKSDGKGWHCKRPAHLSHSLCQYHLTQLRSYTNNNNHRKALDQATGGGDKHRKKRKSDIAGDGNNFYYYYYYGFGPWRGKRRGSSCSSDNFGNVTEEEGRGNSESADGHNAPVMGDDEEDSEEEDGGKGCCNEEDRSDDDDEEEEEEEKRNCRKRGRKPVKARSLKSLL from the exons ATGAGGATTAGAAAGTGTGCTTTAAAACTGTTGGGCTCCACGATCGCCTACTTctcgccgccgccgccggagctgcagcagcagcagcagcccagCTCATCGCCGGCGTGGGACTCGCACGCTGCTTCTGTCGCCGCCGCCGCCGGGATTCTCTGCCAGCTGAACCGCTCTCCGTGGGATCTCATACCCAATGAGCAGAATGTCGTTTCCCAG GAAAACGAGGATGCCGACCCCATCGACGACGACGGTATCAAATGTGCTCGGAAACCCTTCGATCCTCCTCTTATCAAGAG TGGTGTAAGGAAAAAggtggaggaagaggaggaggagaagaaggtgaagaagaaagtgaagaggaAAAGGATGGAGAAAGGGATGGATTCAACTGTTGCTACCGAGACTGATGAGACCGCTACACCTTTGTGCAAGAAGAGTGATGGCAAGGGATGGCACTGCAAAAGACCGGCGCACCTTTCCCACTCGCTCTGCCAATACCACCTCACCCAGCTCCGCTCCTACACCAACAATAACAATCACAGAAAAGCCCTCGACCAGGCAACCGGAGGCGGCGATAAACATCGCAAGAAGAGGAAGTCGGACATAGCCGGAGATGGCAACAACTTCTACTACTACTATTATTATGGGTTCGGGCCTTGGCggggaaagaggagaggaagtagTTGTAGCAGTGATAATTTTGGTAACGTCACTGAAGAAGAAGGCAGAGGGAATTCGGAGTCGGCGGATGGGCATAATGCTCCGGTGATGGGTGATGACGAGGAAGATAGCGAGGAGGAGGATGGAGGAAAGGGCTGCTGCAACGAGGAGGATAGgagtgatgatgatgatgaggaggaggaggaggaggagaagaggaattgcaggaagagaggaaggaagcccGTGAAAGCtcgttctctcaaatctctgctaTAG